Genomic window (Cucumis sativus cultivar 9930 chromosome 2, Cucumber_9930_V3, whole genome shotgun sequence):
ATGAATAGAAATTcagaattaagattaagttacttACGTCACCAAATAATGGAAATGATCAGTTTTATACAATcaacggtgttataacttaaaagtgactacTTTATGGTTTCTGGATGAGAACTATTTACATAGGATATCCCTACTTTCATGTTTGtacataaacaatttaaaatcacATTATTTGTACTATTACAAAGTAGAAGCATCCAAtagtgttttcaaaataaaacgtCCAACCTTATTTATACATTATAGACCATTTAAGTTATATACTCAAACTTAATTcacgtttatgtctctacataaaatCCAAGTGTACACGAAGACcttagtttgaatttaaaattaataatatttcaaaattttgatattataagTTGCCTGATAAGACTCTTCCCCTCCTAATAAGACTCTTCGATATAAAATTCCCTAATAAGACTCTACAATACAAAGTTAccttattgaatagaatatgatttttaataataaaatattgagtagaatataatttcaaagtacagactacaaattttaaaacataagcTGTTGCTAGAAATCTTTCTAGTTTAACCttttaacttcaaaaattTAACCACTCcattccttttatttttctttagtttcttgttctttctttatctaaatattttccatcATTTCACTTCCGTCCAACATAATTAAGCTTCCACCGAGCAAGATTTTCTTTGATGCAACTTAACCTCCTAAAGAGCAATCTATAAGAAAGGAAGTAGATTTGCAAGAGAGCGACAACAGAGAGATTATATGTGCATATGTAATACTACtaagtatatatttaaaaaaattagtcaaATTAAGATACTAGTCTAACTTATTATATTAAGTTTTGAAGCGTAttttaaaccaatttttatcaaacaaGGTAAACGTAACATTATCAACAATAGACAGTAATCTAGGAATCGATTCCGAGAATATCACCAATATAAATTACCACTGATAATATGAACATACAAGCAATTcgatcaaaaaaaaaatattaatatacaaataattacCTTCAGAATAGTAGTAGTAGAAGGACGTATATGATATTAgataagtttttgaaattggagtactaaattttgaaaaaagatgaagGCTTAACCATTTTCAAAAGGAACATGAGGTGAGGTGTGGGTctataataaaaagatgataTACAGGAAGAACAAGTAAAAGAGGAGAGAATAATATTGCAGAAAGTAACCCAACATCATCCCCCCATCTCCCAAGAAAAAACCCACCAACCAAacatacaaacaaacaagCCATTCATGTTTTCAATTCTCCCCAAACAAACTGTTCACGGTCAGGGAGACAATGAAAACACCAAGCACACACCACTCCTTCCCTTTATCTACCATCAAcctttagaaaaagaaaaacatacaaaCATCCTACACACTACAAATAACCATGCACTTAAGTTCATCATCATAACTACTCAAACTTTCTTGAGTGGGCTTGCGAGGAAGACGAGGTATACGCCTTCCCACGTTAACCCTTCTGTATCGACGTCGACCATTGCTTGCTGGAAATAACATTACAGGCAGATATTGATCGTTGCGACACCAGAAGATTTTGTGCTTGAATGCATTCTTTAGGGCTTCCTTGCCCTGGTCACAAATAGATCAAATTCATCATTCTATAACACTGCAACAGTAATAATGAACCAACTCTAAAAATAAAGACATTAAAATAAACCTGAATCCTAGCCTCAGTAATCTCACAGATCTTCCTGTTCACATTAACATCCCATTTGTAATTATGATACACATCACTGAACTGTGTTGCTGCTTTCGACGTAGTGAAGTTCACGAACGCATAACCCAAATTCGATACTTTTCCTTCGTACCATGATCTCTctattgaaattcaaaaaaaatcaaataatatcagTAAAGTCGTCAGTTATtcccaacaaaaggaaaatatgaaagaaagataaaattacGGTAATGCTCAAAATTACCCAACATGAAATCCATAGGCAAATAAACGAAATCATATTCGGTATAACAGAAACCAGGTCGAGAATCCCTCTGTTGGTTCATCATTTGACAGTAACTGTCTAATAACTGAAGAAGATCCTTCCTCCTGCTTACAAACATTCTTCATAAGTTTTAaccaaataaagaataaatgCAAACCCAAGTCTAGAACTAATGCCAATAAAGTCATGGGGATAGAGATGACTtagaaaaggaataaattaCATACTGAAATATTTCCAAAATGAGGAGACAAAGGAGTGAGAAAAGGGCGGAAACCAGAGAAAGTGCAGcatgtaaaattaattaaatacaaacaTTATTCCCATTTCTAGCAGTCGATTAAATTAATTCTTGTTGATCTACCGACAAACAAccgaaatttgaaattaaaccCACAACCCCACATGCGTTTATACCTTCAATTTACCCTCCTccaagaaaattttcaaaatccaagaaCTTGCCAAgttctaaaattaatattaccAAATTCTTCGAAAGggacaaaataaaacaatcaaagagaagtgaagagaagagaagagaaccCACTTGAACTGATTCGGGATGTTTTTAATCATCACCGTTGTGATATCCAAGCAAGGGGAAGGGTTTTCTCGACTGGGTCTACGCCGTCGCCGCCGCAACCACCGGCGTCGTTATCGATTTTCCTCTCTACCCATTGCGGCATAGATTTGACTAACTCTCTGCGCGCGCCACCGGAGACAACAAACTCTCGTCTAAACTTACCAACATCAGCTTTGCCAATATTCTTAGAATCCGCCATAACGGTACCGGAAAAACCCACAGCCGCTTGATACGGCGGGCACATGACCTGGGGCCAAGCATTGTAGCAGCTAACAGCAGAATAAGTATGAAGCTGCCAAAGGTAAGTGGAAGTGGAACGTGGGTAATAGAAATTTGTATAGTCAAGAACATGCGGTGAAGGAGGGAGTGGAGGAAGAAGAGTAGgtggagaagagagaaaagggtCAGCATAGGGATTCAATGGCTTGGAGGCCATAAGAGGGTTgtaagagaagagaaaatgagagGAGGGGAAGTAAGAGGACATAGGTTGGGgaggaaatggaagaagaggGTTAAGGAGATGAGAAGGCATTGTTAGGGTTAGTAGTTTTTGGTGATCCAATGATGAAGAATGGAAGTGATAAGTATAATAGAAGTCATATCaagttataaatgttttgtattttagtaCAAAGACAAAAGAGAAACCCAGCTTTGCTCAACCGACGGTTTTGGCGGCGTTGTTGGAAGCAGTGTTACAAAAaatatgactttttttattttcttcttctttgtttcaGACTTCGTACTATAATCATTTCTTTAAAGATTTGATGTTAtttccttttgcttttttgtattattattaataaataaaaaaaaaaaaaagggaagtaGCACCAATTTCCGACGATATATCATTATATCAAATACCTTCCACCATACTTTATAAGCTTCTTGCACGGTTAAAGGAATGTTACTTTTTAGACTACAACCATCAACtcagtttttttattataatccAAATACTGATATTAAcacctttttctcttcttctcttttttgaaCTTCcaatacatttttcattctttcctactccttttttattttctcaaatttaaacccTTACACTTTAGTTATTGATTTATTGCGTTTCCTAGGATAAATGTGGTAAtgtaattcatattttttaaatatgagcATTTTATTTCGAGGTTTAAGATTTATATTGCTTACTCCATATGTTTGTCTATAGGTATTGCCTCCATCAATTAatacaaccaaacaaaaaaacttctaataaattaagttttactccatacatttaaaattataaatgatcAGCCATAAATGATAGCAAAGTGAAATTCAAGAATCGGGACAGTAAAgtgaaattaacaaaaaagtttctttttttttcccccctCGTTTGTGTCAATAATAAATGATCAGAACAGTGAAATTAACCAAAAGAATTTACTTCAAATCATCTCTTTTACGGTTTTAAactgcattttctttttgtaatttttttagaatagtaAATCCATTATAACGCCACTGGTTTTTAAAATGCATGTTAgatatttgcaatttaagatttacaaaagaattttaaaaccattttgTATTCATATCATCAAttaccaatatatatacataaatttcaTTCCTGGTATCATATATGCACACCATTTAAAGTTGATTAAAAATGCATGTTTCTACATCTTTAGTTATTTGCGATCCAGGTCTGTCTGATGGTGAACAAATAGTATTGATATTGGTGTTGGACAGAGAATAATAGATACCTCCTCAACACTTGCAAGTGTTTCggctttaatttaattagtacgtgaatttgtaatattatatgCTTTGGGGTGCATAATATTGCAATCtaacaaagaaagagaagagacaTACACaagaaataaaggaaaaataaataaaaaataagtgaAGGTTTTCAATGGGTTCCAAAATGTTGCTCTTATCAGTTTccttttgcaaaaataaaagaaagaaaaaaaggagacCATGATAAACTTTGTCACATTTAACCTAAATAACCCATTTCCCTCATGTGAAGTTTGTTTTGAGAGGCTCAAATACAACTCTTTATACTTATGCTTCCAAATAAGTAAAGAAGATTATGATCATAATTcttcactatatatataaatatagagcATTATACACTTTAATATAAAGAACTTAGTTTATATTATTCTCTAAATTGTTTTTGCTTTCATCTCTAAATTAGCATATTACATATTAGGTTGAAATGAGAATTAGATGagtatttaaaagaaaatatccattagaagcaaaagaagaaaaagaaaagaaaatcatagatttaatatatgttaaactaaaagaatgtcaaattattttgaatgaataaGTTGTTTGAAATGACATATGAGAAAAAGAGATGGGAAATGGGgagaaatttatgtttgtttgtgtttgaaaaagtgaaaataaattatattccaaaataaaaacaaaaatcatgaAAAGTAATATGGTTCGAAAGTTAACCAATAAACGGACGCATGCTTACGATTAAAACTGACTCTccctaattttaaatttaggatATTATGggattaaaagaagaagaagaaaaaagttaatcgaaaggaagaggaaaggaTAGGAAGGATGGTAGATGGGaatgaagggataaaagtaAGGGTCAAATCAAAGATCAATGGCAATCCCAAATGGAAGATCCTATTTCTCTTAGACACCTCTCCCTACTTTTACTGCACAATcatcattctttttcattcccAACCCCTTCTTCCATCAATCATCACTCTCAATTTCCAACTCTATAAACACTTCCCCCCTACTCTTCAAactaaatatacttttaatttccatACAAATACACCTTAATTTAATCCCActagtttcattttcatctgCACATATATTCACAATTCTTCAAAACTTGTCCTAAACACCGTAACACACATATTTAAATGagttttaagattaaaaataatgacCTTCTTGTTGTTGGTAGCAAAATGCCAAAACTGAACCTccaaagaaaaggaaaaataaaacgTAACAAACTGTAGTTCTCTGTTATTGTCCTTACATACAAACtaataaatgaagaaagaaaaattacagaaACGTATTTAGGGAAACATAGAGAGTGGAGAATGAGAGAAAAGAGGAAGTTTTCAAAGGCCCCAAAACGTAATAACAGTAGAGAAGTAATACCAAAAGGTAAATCAAAACATAAGAACagtaaaaaccctaaaaccatCATAGggtttttattgaaaataaaagcttCATTCCCATAATTACACAACCAAACAAACTATATATCTTCTGTTACTTTTGGCTTTAGCCCCTGTCACCTACCAACTGCCACTGCCAAAAGAAAACCATTCCCATTTCCATGCAAACCCAATACCTGCCATTGTGTTTGGGctcaaaactaaaacaaagcTATTGCCtctgtttttcattttatttttaattaccaTTTTGGAACCCTGTAATGCTCTAGCCTATGCAGCCTTTTCTGtacaaatatatgtatttgaaaagagaagataTTCCCTTTCTCTAAGTTGGGTTTGAGATAATATGCCCTTTTTTTCTCAAGTTTTATACCTTACTTGATTCTTATTTTTACCTTACTTGATTGTTATTTTTGGCTGTTGGGGTCTAGggtttggtttgtttttgtGTAACATAATTCATTGACGTTCATCATAAGTTATGTGATTTCTGTTTCACATTTTtgtgttttccttttctttttcattaattttgtttctgtaACTCCCCTTCTTTAACGTTTCTCGAGGGGATATTTTGGTCATCATCAGTTGCTTTGTCTAATATATGAAACACAAAATGGCTCTCTA
Coding sequences:
- the LOC105435669 gene encoding protein terminal ear1 homolog, which encodes MIKNIPNQFKRKDLLQLLDSYCQMMNQQRDSRPGFCYTEYDFVYLPMDFMRSWYEGKVSNLGYAFVNFTTSKAATQFSDVYHNYKWDVNVNRKICEITEARIQGKEALKNAFKHKIFWCRNDQYLPVMLFPASNGRRRYRRVNVGRRIPRLPRKPTQESLSSYDDELKCMVICSV